In one Mycoplasmopsis canis PG 14 genomic region, the following are encoded:
- a CDS encoding DNA cytosine methyltransferase: MKIKTKRVLSLFSGAGGMDLGFHGGFKVLKKSVNKELHPDWIEKEEDNWIELKSTIFNTVFANDINPSAMHAWMNYMNPKDNIYKLESIVNLVKKHNKGVKIFPENIDVITGGFPCQDFSVAGKREGFNSKRSHNNTKDFDQKTENRGQLYLWMKEVVGIVKPLVFIAENVKGLVNLKDAKKIIEKDFSNSANEEYIVIPAKVLQAANYGVPQSRERVFFYGFKKSALNYKTIEALNNLENNDDYNPYPKPTHNFDIRNIELSPFVTTDDAFIELLEPDKTKDLSQQMYSKAKISKGQGNKEVKSKFVSPTIRSEHHGNIEFRRLKIENGGEKIEEIKKGMKERRLTVRECARLQTFPDDFQFILAKSGEYVPVSASSAYKIIGNAVPCLLAYNIAKTLEEKWDLYFKKDDFKDKN; this comes from the coding sequence ATGAAAATAAAAACTAAAAGAGTATTATCACTTTTTAGTGGTGCTGGTGGTATGGATTTAGGTTTTCATGGTGGTTTTAAGGTTTTAAAAAAATCAGTAAACAAAGAATTACACCCAGACTGAATAGAAAAAGAAGAAGATAACTGAATAGAATTGAAGTCAACAATTTTTAACACTGTTTTTGCTAATGATATTAACCCTTCAGCTATGCATGCATGAATGAATTATATGAATCCGAAAGATAATATTTATAAATTAGAAAGTATTGTTAATTTAGTAAAGAAACATAATAAAGGGGTAAAAATTTTTCCAGAAAATATCGATGTTATAACAGGAGGATTTCCTTGCCAAGACTTTTCTGTTGCTGGCAAAAGAGAAGGGTTTAATTCAAAAAGAAGTCACAATAATACAAAGGATTTTGACCAAAAAACAGAAAATAGAGGACAATTATACTTATGAATGAAAGAAGTTGTAGGAATTGTTAAACCATTAGTGTTTATAGCAGAAAATGTAAAAGGGTTAGTAAATCTAAAAGATGCTAAGAAAATTATTGAAAAAGATTTTTCAAACTCAGCGAATGAAGAATACATTGTTATACCTGCTAAAGTATTGCAAGCAGCTAATTATGGAGTTCCGCAATCTAGAGAAAGAGTATTCTTTTATGGTTTTAAAAAAAGCGCTTTAAATTACAAAACTATTGAAGCTTTGAATAATCTAGAAAATAATGATGACTATAATCCTTATCCAAAACCAACACATAATTTTGATATAAGAAACATAGAACTATCTCCATTTGTAACAACTGATGATGCATTCATTGAATTATTAGAACCTGACAAAACAAAAGATTTATCACAACAAATGTATTCGAAAGCGAAAATTTCAAAAGGTCAAGGAAATAAAGAAGTTAAAAGTAAGTTTGTATCACCTACAATACGTTCTGAGCATCATGGAAATATAGAGTTTAGAAGATTAAAAATAGAAAATGGTGGAGAAAAAATAGAAGAGATAAAGAAAGGTATGAAAGAAAGAAGATTAACAGTTAGAGAGTGTGCAAGATTACAAACATTTCCTGATGATTTTCAATTTATTCTCGCTAAAAGCGGTGAATATGTACCAGTTAGTGCAAGCTCAGCATATAAAATAATTGGCAATGCAGTCCCTTGTTTATTAGCGTACAATATAGCAAAAACCTTAGAAGAAAAATGGGATTTGTATTTTAAAAAAGATGATTTTAAAGATAAAAATTAG